A DNA window from Cobetia marina contains the following coding sequences:
- a CDS encoding DUF2256 domain-containing protein, translating into MHRKPHLPSKLCQTCQRPFTWRKKWQDCWEDVRHCSQRCRRNARQAARETHHDQH; encoded by the coding sequence ATGCATCGCAAACCGCACCTGCCAAGCAAGTTGTGTCAGACCTGTCAGCGCCCCTTCACATGGCGCAAGAAGTGGCAGGACTGCTGGGAAGACGTACGTCACTGCAGTCAACGCTGTCGACGCAATGCGCGTCAGGCAGCCCGGGAGACACACCATGACCAGCACTGA